The following DNA comes from Streptomyces sp. NBC_00273.
GGCGCAACCTCTGGCGGGCCACCGACCCCATCGGCGGGCCGGCGCTGCCCGGCGCGGAACCGGACGTGGACCGCGGCCCGCTCGCCGACCCGCTCGCCTACGGGCGCAGCGCCCGCCACCCGCTGCCCGCCCCGATCCTGGGCCACACCGACTACCAGGCCGATCCGGCCTTCGCCGCCGAACGCGATGCCCTGCTCGCCCGGTTGGACGCCGCCGCGAGGGCCGAGGTGCCGGGTCAGCGGGTCGCGGACGCGGTCAGCAAGGAGCGGGCTGGACCGGCAGCGCCGGCAGATCCGCCGGGAACAGCAGGGTGAGCTCGTCCGTACTGGGCTCCGAGAGCTGGGCCACCCGGCCCGCGTGCCGCTCCACCATCGACTCGAAGGTCTGGCGGGCCGTGCGGCCGTTGCCGAAGGCCGGGCCCTTGGGCAGCTCCGTGAAGTACGTCAGCAACGCCTGCGACGTACCCTCACCGAGCCGGTACTCGTGCTCGTCCGCCTGCTGCTCCACGATGCGCAGCAGTTCCCCGGGCCCGTAGTCGCCGAAGGTGATCGTCCGGGAGAACCGCGAGGCCACCCCGGGATTCACCGTCAGGAACCGTTCCATCTCCGCCGTGTACCCGGCGACGATCACGACCACCGCGTCCCGGTGGTCCTCCATTAGCTTCACCAGCGTGTCGATCGCCTCGCGCCCGAAGTCCCGGCCCGAGTCCTCCGGCGCGAGCGCGTACGCCTCGTCGATGAAGAGCACCCCGCCGCGCGCCCGGTCGAAGGCCTCTTGCGTCCGGATCGCCGTGGAGCCGATGTGCTCGCCGACCAGGTCCACCCGGGACACCTCGACCAGATGCCCGCGCTCCAGCACCCCGAGCGAGGCCAAGATCTCCCCGTACAGCCGGGCGACCGTGGTCTTGCCGGTGCCGGGGGAGCCGGTGAAGACCAGGTGCCGGCGGACCGAGGCGGCCTTCAGGCCCGCCTGCTGCCGCCGGCGACCGACCTCGATCATGTCGGTGAGCGCCCGCACCTCGCGTTTGACGCTGTCCAGGCCCACCAGCGCGTCGAGCCGGCCCAGCATCTCGCCGGACTCCGGCGCGGCGGCGGCCGGACCGCCCTCCGCCCCGTCCGCGGGCCGCGGTACGGAAGGCGGGGGCGCCTGCGCCGGCCGTGCCGCGGGGCTCTGCGTCCCGGTGGCAGTACGGACGCCCGCCCGCGCCCCGGCGGGCGCGCCGCCGGGGGCGGACCGGTCGGCGCTACGAGCACCGGACTCGTCGCCGGTGCACTCCTCGGCGGTCGGCCCGTCCTCGGCGAACTCGTAGCCCCCGCGGGCGCAGCGTTCGGTGTGGCAGCGCGCCAGCGTGGTGCGGCAGCCGTCCATGACGTGGAAGCCGAAGCCGGAACTGCCCGTCACCCTGCAGGCCGTGAAGGTGCCCCGGCCGCCCGCCGACACGTAGAAGCCGGCCTCGGCGGGGGAGGTGACCGTGCACCGTTCCAGGGAGGGGTCGGCGCCCTTGGTGACGATCACACCGGTCTGCACGGCGTCGATGGTGCAGCCGGCGAGCGTGCCGCCGCTGCCGTGGTCGCGGAACCAGGCCCCGGTCGCCGCCTCGCGGATCCGGCAGTCGTCGAGCTGCGCGGTGGCACCGTCGCTCACGGAGACGGCGGTGTTGCGCACCTGGGACAGATCGCTGTCGACCACGTCGACCCGCGACCCGCGGTCCAGTACGAACAGCGCGTCCGGTACGTCGTGCACCCGGCAGGAGTCGAGGGAGACCGTGGCCCCGTCACTGATCCACACCGCCGGATAGTCGCCCGTACTGTCGTGGATCTCGCAGGACTCGGCGTCCACCCGGGTGCCCGGGTCCCATACGGACAGGCCGTTGCGGCCGAACCGGCGCACGGTGGTGCGGCTGAGGGCGAGCACCGAACGGGACCGAAGATCGACAGCGTTCTCCGGGATGTCGTGGATGTCGCAGCCGGTCAGGGTGAGCACCGCGTCGGTGTCGAGCGTGACCCCGTCGGCCGAGGTGCGGTGCACCGAGCAGTCGGTGAGCCGCGCCGTGGCGCGCGCGGCGATCTGCACCCCGGCGCCCTTGACCTCGTACACCTCGCAGCCCAGCGCCTCCAACCCCGAACCCTCGCCCGTGATGGCGATGCCCGCGCCCGTGGCGTGGTGGATCCGGCAGCGCTCCAGCCGGGGCCGGCCGCCGCCGCGCACCGAGACGCCGTTCTGCCCGGCGGCCACGACCTCGCACTCCTCGAACACCCCGCCGCCACCGTCCAGTACGGCGATGCCGACGCCGGCCGGATTCTCCACGGTGCACCGCCGCACCAGGGGCCGGGCTCCCGAGCCGCGTACCTCGATGCCGGCGGCGGAGTGGGTGCTCACCCGCAGGTCGGTGAGCTCGGGGCAGCCGTCCTCCACCAGCAGGGCGGGCGCCGCCCGGTCCTGTCCCTCCAGATACAGGTCTTGGACCACGGCCGAGGCGCGCAGGGTCAGCGCCACCCCGTCGAGCGGGGCGATCCGCACCGACCCCGCCGCGCCCTCGGGCCCGCGCAGGGTGACGGCATGGTCCAGCACCAGGTTCTCGCGGTAGGTGCCGGGGGCGATCGTCAGCACGTCCCCGTCGCCCGCTACGGCGAGCGCAGCGGCCAGCGTCGGATACTCACCGGAGCGGCGCCGCCACCGCGAAGTCCCACCGTGCGTTACCTGGACCGTGCCCTGAACCATGGTGCTGTCGTGCCCCCACCCTCGTGCTCGCGCTGCCGATACGACCGATGCCACGGAAGTCTGAAGTCACCGCAGCCACCGAAGTCACTGGAGCGACCGATCCGGCCGCTCCACCGTAGCGCGCGCGGGGCCGATGAGCGGCCAGGTCAACTGCCCGCGCCCGCTCGGCCCCAGTCCGGTCCTGCCGCCGCCCAGGCCCGGTCCAGACGTATGTACCGCCGATGCATGAGCCGCCGTACGACCAGCCGCCGGACCGTCTCCACCAGGGTGGCCACGCAGATCGCGGCGGCCAGCCCCGCCATCCCCGCGTGGAACACGGCCGCGGACGGGTCGAGCGGCTGCCCCACCAGCCGGCCGCGCGCGTCCGTCCAGATCCGGAACCGCTCGCCCGGCCGCGGCGGTTCCTCCGCGGCCGGCACCGTGCCCTGATGGCTGCTGCCGTCCGGTGCGGTCCACGCGGCCACGATCTGCGTACGGTGCGGGGCCGTCCGCTGCGCCGACGTGTCCGCCGAGGCGCTCGCGGAAGCGCCCGCGGCCACCGCCGACTCCGGGGCGGGCCGCAGGACCACCGCCGGGACGAGATGACGCTCCTGCCGCTGCTGGTGCGCGGCCTGCTGAAGGGTACCGTCCACCCGTAGGCCCGCGACCCAGCCGATGGCCGGAGCCACCACCAGGACGCACACCAGCGCGGCGAACGCCACCCACGCCTCGAAGAGGTCGGTCGGCCGCCGCAGCGGATTGCGCCGCCAACGCCACACACCCATTGCTGTCCGCACGGTCCGGCTCCCCCAACTTGTGCCAGTCTCCGCCTGTCTGCGCCTCTGTCCTGACTGATCCAACGGCTTGGTCGTGCCAGTTGGTTCCTGCCCGGGCGCCGAGCCCCTCGAAGGTGTCAATCCGGGCGGCCGGTCGCCGGTCCGCGACCACCCACCCGCCCCACCCGCCCCTCCCGTCCCACCCGCCCCAGGAGAGCCCCGGACGCGTCATGCGAGGACACGGACCTCGTCGCCGACGCGCACCGTGCCCAGCCGCACCGG
Coding sequences within:
- a CDS encoding right-handed parallel beta-helix repeat-containing protein; its protein translation is MVQGTVQVTHGGTSRWRRRSGEYPTLAAALAVAGDGDVLTIAPGTYRENLVLDHAVTLRGPEGAAGSVRIAPLDGVALTLRASAVVQDLYLEGQDRAAPALLVEDGCPELTDLRVSTHSAAGIEVRGSGARPLVRRCTVENPAGVGIAVLDGGGGVFEECEVVAAGQNGVSVRGGGRPRLERCRIHHATGAGIAITGEGSGLEALGCEVYEVKGAGVQIAARATARLTDCSVHRTSADGVTLDTDAVLTLTGCDIHDIPENAVDLRSRSVLALSRTTVRRFGRNGLSVWDPGTRVDAESCEIHDSTGDYPAVWISDGATVSLDSCRVHDVPDALFVLDRGSRVDVVDSDLSQVRNTAVSVSDGATAQLDDCRIREAATGAWFRDHGSGGTLAGCTIDAVQTGVIVTKGADPSLERCTVTSPAEAGFYVSAGGRGTFTACRVTGSSGFGFHVMDGCRTTLARCHTERCARGGYEFAEDGPTAEECTGDESGARSADRSAPGGAPAGARAGVRTATGTQSPAARPAQAPPPSVPRPADGAEGGPAAAAPESGEMLGRLDALVGLDSVKREVRALTDMIEVGRRRQQAGLKAASVRRHLVFTGSPGTGKTTVARLYGEILASLGVLERGHLVEVSRVDLVGEHIGSTAIRTQEAFDRARGGVLFIDEAYALAPEDSGRDFGREAIDTLVKLMEDHRDAVVVIVAGYTAEMERFLTVNPGVASRFSRTITFGDYGPGELLRIVEQQADEHEYRLGEGTSQALLTYFTELPKGPAFGNGRTARQTFESMVERHAGRVAQLSEPSTDELTLLFPADLPALPVQPAPC
- a CDS encoding Rv1733c family protein, with the translated sequence MRTAMGVWRWRRNPLRRPTDLFEAWVAFAALVCVLVVAPAIGWVAGLRVDGTLQQAAHQQRQERHLVPAVVLRPAPESAVAAGASASASADTSAQRTAPHRTQIVAAWTAPDGSSHQGTVPAAEEPPRPGERFRIWTDARGRLVGQPLDPSAAVFHAGMAGLAAAICVATLVETVRRLVVRRLMHRRYIRLDRAWAAAGPDWGRAGAGS